Part of the Mangifera indica cultivar Alphonso chromosome 4, CATAS_Mindica_2.1, whole genome shotgun sequence genome, TACACAAGAGCACGATTTTGTTCTTCTGAACAAAATCCCAATAATTGCACAATATTGACATGATGAATTCTACCAATTGTGGAGACTTCATTGATAAATTCTTCTGCACTAAATTTGGAGTTTTTTAACACTTTAACAGCAATGAAACAACCATTATGAAGCTGCCCTTTGTAAACGGATCCGAAGCCACCTTGGCCTAATTCATAGCTGAAACCGTTTGTCATTGCAATTATCTCACAGTAGGAATACCTTTTAGGCATCCAGGATTGTTGACTGTGAAGAAATTTCTCTACGGTATCCACTGTTTTCCATGTGTTTTTATACTTGATGAAAATATACACAAGTAAAACCATCGGAGCAAAGATAAATCTGACGATAAGAACAACTGCAACCGtgtaaaaaagaaagttaactCAGTGTCTCAGTGCTTTAAGCTAAGAGTTCATGCCATAGAGAACAGAAATTCTAGAGCAAGATTTTAATTACCCAACAGAAAGCATGCAGAGAGATAAGCACCTATAACATACGTCCACCAGCCCACATTTGAATCAATAGTACCTGCAGAATCACACCGGAAGTAAAGCtgagaataataattttgacaGAAACCATACAAGGAGTGCTACAATTGGTCAATATATATCGGAGCAATAAGAACAGAAATTTGGTCATGGAAACGATACCAAAGAATTCAATTACTTCGCGTAAGGCTTCAAGCATGTATTCCCATAAAACAATCAGATAGTAGCCAGCACTCCGTCCATAACCTggcaagaaataaaaattaagcccGGACAGATAATTCACAAAAATTGAGTAAagataaatcaattaaaaatattcaacacAACCTCAACACGTATGTATACAGATAAATAAGCTTACGTTGATCCGATTCGTACCACCAAAGATCAAACCCTAACTGCAGAAAATGCTGGATGGTTTGATATGAAAGATTTGTCTGAAGAGGAAGAAGCATAGGAATACTTGAAATGAACGAGCATGAATCGTGATGATAGGCTGTTTTTGAGCTACTATCACAGTAGACATAAACATGAGATTGGTTTCCGCTAAAACAAGGAACTCTTATGTACGAGGGATGACTGAAATTCATAGGGCACTTCAAAAACTGAGCTTCTATGTAGTGCTTCAATTGTCGTCGTATATACGTGGAAGATAAGAGTTCTAATGAAATTCTCTGTCTGAAGTAATAACCGTCGGAAATTTCAGAGATTGAAAGAGGCTGAGATGGAAGGGCTCCACAGTTTCGATTGGCGAattcaacatcaacaacattaaCTCTCtgatcatcataaaaaatttcattcacaTAGTATTTTCCAGAACGGTAGTGTAGGATGGTTTTGTTGCTCTCGCAAGTAAGTTCGAAGTCAGAATTACCGATGTCCGATGAATTGACCTTTAAGCAGAATGGGAATCGTATATCTTTGATGTCTCCACTTGAAGAAGAACATGCAGCTTGTTGTACACCCATGAATAGAAAGAACAACACAGAAAACATaatgtttgatgaatttgatgaTTCCCTTCTTCCCATGGTTTCTCCCAAGTTCTACCaatttggatataaaaatatgttggaAAGTGAAAATATGTAACGTTTACTGGACAAAACTAAAAGGGACCAGTAGCCATCTGGGAACAAACTTGCTTTTGATAGGGTTAAATCACATTAAAGTTTGAAAGCTTAATATAATTCTACTCTCTTTGTCGATTTATAATTGCTTGACTCTTCCAAGTCAATTCGATGTGTAGGACACGGCTTTTGTTAGTGATTAAATTTGGAGAAAATTCAAGGTGCCCACTCAACATGGCAAAAAATTCAAACGaccttttgaaaaattattgcgGTCCTGGAGGTTGGATCATTTACTAAGATTTCCAAAAGGAAagtgtaaatttgaaataaacatgCACTCACAAGtgatttttatatcaataaaattatgtgtacccatttttgatacacaatttgtatacacagatgagatgtcatcatgtgattggatatttctttatcatattgtgacacatgttttaaaatcatctaattgcatgatgacacatcactgtgtacataaattgtgtaccaaaattgGGTACACACAGCATTGCTCTTTTTATATTAACACggtcaatatttgaaaatttgtttttatggtataagtaaaatatcaacaaaatccTTGATGTTTTATTGACCTTTTATACATCATTGTTATTCCTTGAATTCCTATATTtattagacaaaattaaaagggaCTTGCATTCAGAAGTTATCTTAATTTGTTACACTATTAGGCCTCTAATATTAAATACttatatttgtgatttttctattcaaaatgattaattaaacatGTTTTATGACGGATTTTCCCATGTGTTTCACAAATCCAGAGAAAGATCAACATGGAAAATAGggaagttaaaaaaattgacgACTTTTCTCTTGTCGTGGTTCTTCCTCTCTTGATTTGGATGGACAATATACAATGTAATGTGAATTGGAAACTTGCGTACAATATGGTTATGAAAAACTAGATGGAGACATGCACtttacaaaatttctttttgctACTCAATTTCATCCATGTTAGTCCTTTGTATAAAATTTCTTCGTAAATGACTTACCTGAGATGAAATTTCCACTCAATTATCAAGTCTACAAGAAAGGACATAGACTCGGTTATGACATTTATAGTCAACATTAGAATAACATAACACCTTAGGCCCACAACTATGCGTCCACTGCACGCACCAAATGGGAACCCTCTTGATTCAATAGCAATAACAGTCCTCATCAAGTCAAGAAAAATTGCGAGGAATTTATAGTCAAGATGATAGGATAAGAGAAACTGCTATGTAGTTGGGATGGGTGAGATTTCGTGTTCAATGCTCCTTATTATTCAGACCGGCTGCTACATAAGGCTACCGTGGAGgtgataacaaattaattaaaaaatttataataaaattaaaattatttaaataatctattaataacaagaatgaaggagaaaatattatatataacctttaataatataatattatcaaaattttttattatatattaaatcaaacaaaataatattaataataaaaaagtaaattaacaAAGTAAGCAAAGATTTATCCCAACCAAATAGCCTAATGTCACCTTCCTATCCTCCTAACAACAATTTCTAAAGtgaattattgttttttcttcttcaggaaaaattatacttttcattCACTAATTCGGAAATgacaaattcttaaaattttgaaaaaaaaaatgttagaggCAATCGTTGGTCGCACATACAAAAGTGTTATCTGGCCAGCGACTAGAATGACACCTTGAGAGGTGTGATCTAATTGAATTGCGTTAAAAATGTGTGATATGATTAAAATTACACCATTTTTAGTACAATTCATATAGAATTGCATTAAACTTACCATTATGATAATCAAAATCTTACTTTTTCGAAATGGCAAAGGattgtttcccacccaaattttaactcaatttcaaaAAGATATCTAAgatagtttaaaaactcaaatacctacctATGAACAATGTTATACAGCAGAGATTTACTGTTCTTCACTGCTGAATGAAATATTAGTCTAGAGAAAACAGAAAAGCTACTGTGAATAACTTTGTTTAAACGGAAAACTGACtatataaccaaaaaattaatataacttgaatcaaacaaattgcttatgatatattttttctgagTGCTTTAAGAGTTAACAACTCATCCATTCAAACTGAAGTTACAATTTATGATTTGGTGACAGtgattattcattattttcttattttaaaatcatatagttaaatattatcacatcagtttgtatgaataattattaagaAATGTTTGTGCATGTAATATTACTTACAAGTAATTTACTCATCTTtatgtaaaaattgttttaatggaATTAGGATTTGATTATGAATTGTTAGTTCCAGGGAGAGTACTTCCTAGTATTTTAAAAGTTAGGATCTTGaatatcaaacaaaaacctCAGGGTGTATTAAGTATTTTCTGTCACAATTTAGGATAAGAAAGGATAATtcagaagagaaaaaatgaaaccaGTGGTGTAtcactatatataaaatttagggAACATGTATTTTAAGAGTAAGGATATGTACAtgttcttaataaaaaaatgaaattttaaagctGCATATTTCACTAAATCGATAAACACTCAAGTGTTCGAACTTCAATCCCACAAAAGTATGAGTCTTATTTATTATACATGGGCATATTTGGAGCAAGAACTTGCTTTCCATTTGTATTTGATACATCACATTGGCTTCATTTCCAAATCATAATAAACAAATGGTATAGTTCACTCTAGATACAATCTTCAACAATTCAATCAGTTTGCACCAATTTCAACATTTGAAGAAACAAAGGGCTTTGGAGGCATCTCCAAGCTTTGTAAATCACCTTCAAGCATCTGTAATACCTTTGGCATGGAAGGTCTCTCTATTGGATTCCATTGAATGCACCACAGTCCCACTATTGCAAGCTTCTTGGCAatttcctcatcttcatcttcaacaaatTCAAGATGAAGTTCTTTTCCTTGGCTCAATTTGTTGAATATCCACTCTGGAAAGTAAATTTGGCTCTGATTTTCAATTGTAAGATCAATATTCTTCCGACAGCCAACCATCTCTAACAACATCATTCCATAACTAAACACATCTGATTTGTAAGAAACATCTCCAAAATTTCTTGAGAAAAGCTCCGGAGCAATGTAGCCAGCAGTTCCTCTAGCCGCGGTCATTGTTATAACACTTTGTTCCTTTGAGCATAGCTTGGCAAGACCAAAATCTGAAATCTTTGGCCTAAAATTATGGTCAAGTAATATGTTGTGAGGCTTGATGTCAAAGTGAAGGATCCTTTGGTTGCATCCTTGGTGCAAGTACTCTACTCCACGGGCAATGCCAATTGCAATGTTTTGCAGCTTTTCCCAACTTAATGGACGCTGAGCTGACTCGTTTCCCCTTGAGAATAGAAACTTCTCAAGCGATCCATTTGGCATAAATTCATAGATAAGAGCACGTCGTGTTCCTTCTGAGCAAAATCCTAGAAGACGAACAATGTTAAAATGGTGTATCCTTCCTATAGTGGCCACTTCATTGATGAACTCTTctccattttcttttgaatgttCCAACATCTTAACCGCAACTGGAATTCCGTTGGAAAATTTTCCTTTGAAGACACTTCCATAACCCCCTTGGCCGAGTCTCTGTTTAAATTTACCCGTAATTTTCTTAATGTCACTGTAAGAATATCTGGCTGGATTAAGAGTCTTGTAGTCTTCCAGGAACTTGTCCACTTTAAGTTGAGCCTCTTTTTCATTCTCGGATTTCCATGATTTGTAAACAATCAGTATCACCAACGCAAGTAATGTACTCCCTCCAATACTTACGGCTATGGACAATACAATTTTTTGTATTGGAGAATCTGCatctaaaaaggaaaaatgttagcTCAATTATCATCAGTTTTGTAAGCTCATGAGCGAGCGATCATTCAACTAAACATTAAAGTATAAAGCTTCATAAAAAGAGGGGATAAATTTAAACGATCCGAAAAATCATTTGCAACAAAATTTCTTAAAGAAAACTTACGATGGCGGTCGTAGTTGAAACAGAATTTTGGATTGTCATGTTTGCAACACATTACAGAATTGCTTGTAGTATTGAACCCGCAGTAGTCTCCTGAACCTTCGCATTTATCGCATTCTTTATGAGGTTTCCATCCTATTTCGATTGCTGGATTTGTGGAAGTCCCTCTACTAGCATCCGCCGAAGTCAAATATCTAGAACTTTCAACCgttttatattttctacaatTTAAGGTCAGAATTTCATCAGAATATTTGTATGAACTcattacataaacaaaatttctatCATAACTGAGGCAACTAATAGGTCCAACTACATCGTAATAACTACTGGTGTTAATCCTGTCGGTGCAGTTGAATATTGTGTCTTCAAGATTTAGGTAGGAAACATCGAATCTGGAGTTTCTGAGGTTAGGGGCTAGAAGACTTTGTATTGTGCATGCGGTCTCCTGCACATCCACAATGGTAATTGAGCCAAAATGATATCCAATTTCTTGCACATAGTAATCGCCTGAGAAAGGAAGGTGCAACAATGTCTTGTTATCTGAGCAAGACAATTCAAACCCCTCTTGGCCACAAAAGAGTGGTTGAGTTTTGAGTCGGAAGGGATATCTAATTTCTGGTCCGTCTGGGCTGCATCTTGTTGGTGGACAGAATTCATCACCATTCTCAGCTCCTGAGTAAGGTGGGAGAAGGAAGAGGATCATACTCAGTACAAGGAAcatagagaaagagagaaagaaagatagGAACAAGAAGCAGAGGTCCAATAATTGTTAAGCTAATTACCTTTTTTATGTGGCTTAGAACTTGGAACTACTAGAACCACTGCTTCTAGTCAAGATTGGGTtgataaatatttcttttttgtcatttttctttaaaaaataaatgcaaaaagaagagaaaaagataatttgacatttatcaGGAAAAAGATGAGTGGGAGAAgagtaaaagaaatattaacatttattaaaaataaatgagcaaatgttacttacaaaaaaaacaaaaatgagtaGGTGTTGAAGATATATGGTCAGGTCGACCCTCAGCTCGACCTAGACCCCCTTGATTTAGTCTAACTCTCAAAGGCACGATCTCGCTACCAAGTAAGAGAAAGATAAACTGCAAATTAGGCTGAGAGTGAAATGGGAACAAAACACCAGTAAATAGCTTTCATCAATTAGCTGAAAGAATAAAGTTTAAATGCTTAATCTTGCCAACAGATTTCCTTGATTCCAACCACAGAGTAGATTGTTGCTGCATCCttatagtaatttatttttaatgcatattgaGTGTCAACGTTAGCTATTGACTATTACCCCTTATTCCAGTTGAATTCTGACCAAGAACTCAAGGATCATTGTTCTTacttttcaaataatttgacACATTTCAAATTCCTCTTGTTGGTCCAAAATTTGTTATCATGTAGCTGTGTAGACGAAGATgaatcaagaagaagaagatgaatcacCCGAACTTGATTTCACCTTCCAAgtttgaaatgtttattttttcatccatgtattaaaatcaaatgttaTAGTTTTagtcaaagttttttttttttaaatttatattataatatataaaaatttaacatcaATAACATCCCTAATAATACTAAAAGTCTATAAAGATAGACATGATGGCCCTGAAACTAGATCAGAAGAACATAACACCTCAGACCCACCACTATGCGTTCACTGCACGCACCAGATGAGGACCCTCTTGATAAATAGCAACAAGAATCCTTATAGTCAAGACGAGAGGCTAACTGAAACTTATTAACCAAACTAGCCAGACCAGTTGCAATGTGAAAACAAACTTGCTTCTGATAAGGTTAAATCACATTAAAGTGTGAAGGCTTAATATAATTCAACTGTCCTTGTGGATATATAATTGTTTGAATCTTCCGAGTCAATTAGATGTGCAGGACAcggtatataattatttgactcTTCCAAGTCGATTCGATGTGTAGGACACGGCTTTATTTGTGATTAGATTGGGAGAAAATTCAAGGTGCCCACTCAACATGGCAAAAATTCAAATggccttttgaaaaataattgcGGTCCTGGAGGTTTTATCATTTACTAAGATGTAATAGCATTcacagaaaaagagaaaagaaaaagaaaaatgaaaaagccaCCAGATAAAGATCAGTAGTAACTGTAAAGATTTAATGCTCTTCactaatgaataaaaatattactatagAGAATTGACTTCtatataaccaaaaaattacgataacttgaatcaaacaagttgtttatgttattttatgagGTGTTTTTGGAGTTAACAACTTTATAAAACAGAAGGATTaaacaatttcataaataaagcaaataatgaaacaatGTTATAAATTCTTCTTAACTTTTTGAACCATTTTTATACTATTATACCTCCTACTAATGGAGAGGATAGggctaaagataaaaaaacatgGAGTCTGGAAGCCACTTCCTTAACATGATTTTTGTTACATATTTATGGTTACCCCTCAAGGTTGTGGTTTACTATTTCCAAATCTTGCAATTTAAAGTACTAGGATATATCCCCCTAATTTTACAATTGTTGACACTTGTAAAGGCAAAAACATAGGTAATTCATCTGTACAGGTAAAGACAGAATAAtgaacatatttataaattccTCTAAAGTTTTTGATTATGTATAAttgcaaagaaaggaagaaagattaACAAGAAACCGAAAGCAAAAGCGGTGCATTTTGAACACCAACTAACGGCACCGTTTAGTAACACCTGTTTTCATTCCTTGAGATGAATAAAACATCatcagtttttatttttacaatgtGAACCAATTCACTCTAGATTACATTCTTCAGTGCTTCAATCCATTTGCACCAATTGACATGAACCTCGATTAAGTCTTTTCTCTCATGGTTTAGAAGAAGAACAATAAAATGTATGGTAAGGAACATGCATGGTAAAAGCAAGGATATGTATGTGAATCAATAACCAAGCGTTGGAATTTTAGAATGAatcttatttatacatacattgacatatttgaaacaagaaCTTGCTTTCCATTGTGTATTTGATACAGCAAATAGGCTAGCTCCATTTCCAATTCAGAAGAAACAGATGGTATCGTTTACTCTAGATTACATTTTTCAGTACTCAATCAGTTTGCAATAATTTCAACATCTGAAGAAACAAAGGGCTTTGGAGGCATCTCCAAGCTTTGTAGATCACCTTCAAGCGTCTGTAATACCATTGGCATGGAATGCCTATTTTTTGGATTCCATTAAAGCAGTAAACACAAGGGCTGGATTCGATCCAAATGTCTATAAAGATGAAAACGATGGTCCTGAGACTACATCAGAAGAATATAACACCTCAGACCCACCACTGTACGCACATCAGAAGGGAAATATACAATCAAGATAAACGTGAGGAACTTATAGTCAAGATGAGTGGCTAGGAGAAACTTATTAGCCAAACTAGTCAGACCAGTAGCCATATGGGAACAAACTTGCTTTTGATAGGATTAAATCACATTAAAGTTTGAAGGCTTCATATAATTCTACTCTCTTTGTCGATTTATAATTGCTTGACTCTTCCAAGTCAATTGGATGTGTAGGACACGGCTTTGTTTGTGATTAGATTTGGAGAAAATTCAAGGTGCCCACTCATCAATGCAAAAATTCAAAAGgccttttgaaaaattattgcgGTCCTAGAGGTTGGATCATTTACTAAGATTTCCAAATGGAAAgtgtatatttgaaataaacatGCACTCGCTAGTGAGTTTTATGTTAATGTggttaatatttgaaaatttgttcaTATGGtataagtaaaatatcaataaaatcctTGATATTTTATTGACTTTTTATACATCATTGTTATTCCTGGAATTCCTATCTTTTATTGTTATGTGAaaggataaaaatgtcattttcacacaaaataaaaaacaacaattgaaaaaatatttaaaatgtataattttctcatattgataatatttatacatttatccttttctatttttttttcatttctcattattgtctcttcctcttcatcttgcatttatttattttcaataaatgttaatctctattttccttttcttctcctACTCATTTTCCATTATCGTAtattccttcttctttttccactaatttcattcaataaatgtcaatctatttgttctttttttttttccttacaaCAAAAATTGATATTAGGTAAAACCTCCAATGCACTTGTAttctaatattatctaataatatacaCAATCAAGATACATgtcaagaaagaaagaaaatatacaataaaataattgaacagCTAGACTAGGGTTCTATTGTGTATACAAggtaacaaaattttttgatcATATCAATCCATATTAATTAGAATATCTCAATCCATATCATTAGAATATATCAATCCATGTCAATCATATCAATCCATATTAACTAGAATATTTaaccatattaatttatatcaagaGGGTATCAAATATGCTGAATTTAGTTTAGACTTTAGTCGTAGCATTTTAAGGTTAACTATTTAATATCATGCAAGCACTTTGATGCAcgtctttttatattatatttcatatagGGGTATGTATTTGAAGAAAAGTATTATATTTaggtattttattaacaattggTGGTGAAGATAATAGGAGaaccaataaaaaataagcaaacattttttttgaaaaaaagaaaatagtaaacTATAATTATTGGAGGATAAATTGGTaatctaaatattattagaggataaattgatcaattaaatttgtattttaatagggctatctttgtaattttaataaaattaatcacattgataattaaaatttttattaactggTGAGAGTGACTTTGCCATTATATTAgcaaagaataaaacaataaattacactaaaaataaactaaatgcATTTCTGACATAAATGGTAAGAATTTGTCGTTTCACTAAACAAATTAATCTACATGCTAAATACATAGGCATGTCACACAGATGATTAAAGACTAAACTAAACTTAGTATATTTAATACTCtcatgatataaattaatatgatcaaATATTCAAGTTAATATAGATTAATATGATTGATATAGATCAACATATTCTAATTAAGAACCTTGTCTAGctgtttgattattttagtatatattttcttttcttattagcATGCATCTTGGTTGTATATattcttaaataatattataatacaagTGAGCTAAAagttttactcaatatcaatttttcttggtaggaaaaaaaaaagaacaaatagattgacatttattgaatgaaattagtagaaaaagaagaaggacTATACAATAATGGAAAAGGAGTAGGAGAAGAAAAGTGAAAATAGAGACTGACatttatgcaaaataataaatgcaagaagaaaaggaagagacaataatgagaaaggaaaaaaaagaaaaggttaaatgtataaatattacctatatgagaaaattatacattttaaatatttttccaattgttgttttttatcttgtgtgaaaatgacatttttatccttttatgtaataataaaatctagaaATTCAAGGAATAACAATGACAACACCAaggattttattgatattttacttacACCATAAAAgccatttttcaaatattgaatacattaatataaaaacCACTAGTGACtgcatttttatttcaaatttacactttcaatttggaaattaaactaaacattgCCATCAATATACAAGCTTCCCTCCATTGATTCTAACAACAATAGCTCTGACGAACTTGTTGAatctaattcaattaaaatctcATCCTTCACAGAGCCAtgttgagaagaagaaaagaaaggtttAGGAGGCGTCTGTAAATCCTCAATGCTTCCTTCTAACATTTCTCTTACTTTAGTAATTGCTGGACGACTTGCTGCATTCACTTGTATGCACCACAACCCAATTATGCACAATTTTCTTGCAATCCCAGTTTCATTTTCAGCCACATCTTGGAGCTCTAAATCTCCTCCCTTTTGTAGTTGGTCATATACCCAAGATGGGAAGTACGCTTTGCTTGAATGAGTTTCCATTGAAAAAGAATTCCTTCTCCCTCCAACCAATTCTAACAATAACattccaaaactataaacatctgaCTTACAAGAAATAACCccaaaatttcttgaaattaACTCAGGAGCTATATATCCTATTGTTCCTCTTGTAACGCTAATGGACACAAAATCATTTTCCTTTGGATGAAATTTTGCAAGGCCAAAATCAGAAACTTTTGGAATGAAATTGTGGTCAAGCAAGATATTATGAGGCTTAATATCGAAATGAAGGATACAAACATCACATCCTCCATGTAGATATTCAATCCCTCGAGCTGTTCCTATAGCTATTTCATGGAGTTTCTTCCAAGTAAATGACTTTCCTTTACCTCCCTTTGAGAAAATGTGCTTATCAAGAGATCCATTAGGCATATACTCGTACACAAGAGCACGATTTGGTCCTTCTGAACAAAATCCCAATAATTTCACAATATTGACATGATGAATTCTACCGATTGTGGAGACTTCATTGATGAATTCTTCTGCACTAAATTTGGAATTCTTTAACACCTTAACAGCAATAAAACAACCATTATGAAGCTGCCCCCTGTAAACCGATCCGAAACCACCTTGGCCTAACTCATAGCTGAAACCGTTTGTCATTGCAATTATCTCACAATAGGAATACCTTTTAGGCATCCAAGATTGTTGATTGTGAAGAAATTTTTCTACGGTATCCACCGTTTTCCATGTTTTTATATACTTGATGAAAATATACACAAGTAAAACCATCGGAGCAAGGATTAATCTGACGATAAGAACAACTGCAACCGTTAAAAGAAAGTTAACTCAGTGTCTCAATGCTTTTTGCTAAGAGTTCATGCCATAGAAAACAAGAAATTCCATAGAGCAAGATTTTAATTACCCAACAGAAAGCTTTCAAATGGTTCTATAATTTCCAGATAGACCAACCTAACCCAATTAGGAAGAGCAATGCCTGCAGAATCACACCGGAAGCAAAGCtaagaaaattaattgttgAGGAAATTTCTGATAGAAATCATACAAAGAGGGAAACAATTGGTCAATAAATACAGGACGCAATAAGAACAATAATTCGGTCCTGGAAACGATAACAAATAAGTAAAACACTGCGCGTAAGGGTTCAAGCATGTGATCCCATAAAAATAACATATGGTCAGCAAAACTCTCTGCATAAACgtgcaagaaattaaaattgagcCGGGACAGAATTCACACAAATtgagaaaatataaatcaattaaaaatattcaacacAACCTCAACACGTATGTAtacagaaaaaataaacttactTTTAGAGCGATAGAGTGGCGCTGCATATTCTTTCTGCCTAAAGCCATACAATATTTCAAATGGATTACAATACGCAATGTACCACATAAGATCAAACCCTGACTGAAGAAATTTCTGGATGTTTTCATAGTCAGGATTTGCCTGAAGAGGAAGAAGCATAGGAATACTTGAAATGATGGAGCATGAATTGTGACGATTGGTTGTTTCTAAGCTATCACTAAAGAAGACGTAAACATGAGACTGGTTTCCACTCAAACAAG contains:
- the LOC123213895 gene encoding rust resistance kinase Lr10-like isoform X3 — translated: MCCKHDNPKFCFNYDRHHADSPIQKIVLSIAVSIGGSTLLALVILIVYKSWKSENEKEAQLKVDKFLEDYKTLNPARYSYSDIKKITGKFKQRLGQGGYGSVFKGKFSNGIPVAVKMLEHSKENGEEFINEVATIGRIHHFNIVRLLGFCSEGTRRALIYEFMPNGSLEKFLFSRGNESAQRPLSWEKLQNIAIGIARGVEYLHQGCNQRILHFDIKPHNILLDHNFRPKISDFGLAKLCSKEQSVITMTAARGTAGYIAPELFSRNFGDVSYKSDVFSYGMMLLEMVGCRKNIDLTIENQSQIYFPEWIFNKLSQGKELHLEFVEDEDEEIAKKLAIVGLWCIQWNPIERPSMPKVLQMLEGDLQSLEMPPKPFVSSNVEIGAN
- the LOC123213895 gene encoding rust resistance kinase Lr10-like isoform X2, whose amino-acid sequence is MFLVLSMILFLLPPYSGAENGDEFCPPTRCSPDGPEIRYPFRLKTQPLFCGQEGFELSCSDNKTLLHLPFSGDYYVQEIGYHFGSITIVDVQETACTIQSLLAPNLRNSRFDVSYLNLEDTIFNCTDRINTSSYYDVVGPISCLSYDRNFVYVMSSYKYSDEILTLNCRKYKTVESSRYLTSADASRGTSTNPAIEIGWKPHKECDKCEGSGDYCGFNTTSNSVMCCKHDNPKFCFNYDRHHSPIQKIVLSIAVSIGGSTLLALVILIVYKSWKSENEKEAQLKVDKFLEDYKTLNPARYSYSDIKKITGKFKQRLGQGGYGSVFKGKFSNGIPVAVKMLEHSKENGEEFINEVATIGRIHHFNIVRLLGFCSEGTRRALIYEFMPNGSLEKFLFSRGNESAQRPLSWEKLQNIAIGIARGVEYLHQGCNQRILHFDIKPHNILLDHNFRPKISDFGLAKLCSKEQSVITMTAARGTAGYIAPELFSRNFGDVSYKSDVFSYGMMLLEMVGCRKNIDLTIENQSQIYFPEWIFNKLSQGKELHLEFVEDEDEEIAKKLAIVGLWCIQWNPIERPSMPKVLQMLEGDLQSLEMPPKPFVSSNVEIGAN
- the LOC123213895 gene encoding rust resistance kinase Lr10-like isoform X1 produces the protein MFLVLSMILFLLPPYSGAENGDEFCPPTRCSPDGPEIRYPFRLKTQPLFCGQEGFELSCSDNKTLLHLPFSGDYYVQEIGYHFGSITIVDVQETACTIQSLLAPNLRNSRFDVSYLNLEDTIFNCTDRINTSSYYDVVGPISCLSYDRNFVYVMSSYKYSDEILTLNCRKYKTVESSRYLTSADASRGTSTNPAIEIGWKPHKECDKCEGSGDYCGFNTTSNSVMCCKHDNPKFCFNYDRHHADSPIQKIVLSIAVSIGGSTLLALVILIVYKSWKSENEKEAQLKVDKFLEDYKTLNPARYSYSDIKKITGKFKQRLGQGGYGSVFKGKFSNGIPVAVKMLEHSKENGEEFINEVATIGRIHHFNIVRLLGFCSEGTRRALIYEFMPNGSLEKFLFSRGNESAQRPLSWEKLQNIAIGIARGVEYLHQGCNQRILHFDIKPHNILLDHNFRPKISDFGLAKLCSKEQSVITMTAARGTAGYIAPELFSRNFGDVSYKSDVFSYGMMLLEMVGCRKNIDLTIENQSQIYFPEWIFNKLSQGKELHLEFVEDEDEEIAKKLAIVGLWCIQWNPIERPSMPKVLQMLEGDLQSLEMPPKPFVSSNVEIGAN
- the LOC123213888 gene encoding rust resistance kinase Lr10-like, yielding MGRRESSNPSNVMFSVLFFLFIGVQQAACSSSCGNIKDIRFPFRLKANPSDFGDSVFDLSCESNKTILQYGSGKYYVNNISYDYQLINVVDVDLANPSCGALPSRPLSISKTDGVNVNRTGIQFILRPDDWTSRGHIKHYGEAQFLNCSWNFSHPSYIRVPCLSGNQSHVYVFFSDSLETTNRHNSCSIISSIPMLLPLQANPDYENIQKFLQSGFDLMWYIAYCNPFEILYGFRQKEYAAPLYRSKSIALPNWVRLVYLEIIEPFESFLLVVLIVRLILAPMVLLVYIFIKYIKTWKTVDTVEKFLHNQQSWMPKRYSYCEIIAMTNGFSYELGQGGFGSVYRGQLHNGCFIAVKVLKNSKFSAEEFINEVSTIGRIHHVNIVKLLGFCSEGPNRALVYEYMPNGSLDKHIFSKGGKGKSFTWKKLHEIAIGTARGIEYLHGGCDVCILHFDIKPHNILLDHNFIPKVSDFGLAKFHPKENDFVSISVTRGTIGYIAPELISRNFGVISCKSDVYSFGMLLLELVGGRRNSFSMETHSSKAYFPSWVYDQLQKGGDLELQDVAENETGIARKLCIIGLWCIQVNAASRPAITKVREMLEGSIEDLQTPPKPFFSSSQHGSVKDEILIELDSTSSSELLLLESMEGSLYIDGNV